In Janthinobacterium agaricidamnosum NBRC 102515 = DSM 9628, the DNA window CGCTGATCAGCGGCGAAGCCGATGTGGTGTTCGCCAAGGGCGCGACCGGACTGGCCGCCGCCAACCTGGCCCAGGCCGACGTGATTATCGACATCAGCCAGCAAGGCAACCGTTTGCTGCACGCGAATAACGGCGCGCCGCGCCCGCTGACCGTCGACCAGGCCCTGCTCGATGCCCGCCCCGACCTGGTGGCGCGGGTGCTGGCGCAAGCCATCGCGGCAGGCCGCTGGGCCGAAGCCCATCCGGCCGAAACCAGCGCCTACATCGCGCGCGAAACCAAAAGCCCCGAGCTGTGGGTGCGCCATGCCTATGGGCCGCGACTGCACCACAGCCTGCACATCGACCTGGCCCCGGACTCGGTGGCGGCGCTCGACAATTTCAAGCACTTCCTGCATCGCAGCGGCTATCTGCCGGCCGACTTCGACATCCAGCAGTGGATCGATCCGCAGCCGCTGCGCCAGGCGCTGCAACTGCTGGATGCCCGCGGCAACAGTGCCGGGCTGGCCGCCTGATCCGGCTCATCCAACGCATCCACCCCATACGCCAGCAGAAAGAGCCATCCGCACATGCCCTCATATTTACACCGTTCCTGCGCCGCCGCGCTGTTTTTCCTGGCCTTGGCGAGCGGCGCCGCGCCGGCCGCGCCGGTGGCCGGCGGCACGCTCAACTTTGTCGTCACGCCGGAACCGCCGTCGCTGCTGAACCTGGCCACCAGCGCGGTGCCGGTGCTGAAAGTAAGCAGCAAGGTCACCGAAGGCTTGCTGGCCTACGATTTCAATTTCAATCCGACCCCGCAACTGGCGACCGCATGGAGCATCAGCCCGGACGGCAAGCGCTACACATTCACGCTGCGCCGCGGCGTCAAATGGCATGACGGAAAACCGTTCACGTCGGCCGACGTGGCGTTTTCGCTGGAGCTGCTGAAAAAAGTTCACCCGCGCGGCAAGAGCACGTTCGCCAACCTGGCCGCAGTGCGCACGCCGGACCCGTACACGGCGGTGCTGGAACTGTCGCAGCCGGCGCCGTACCTGATCAAGGCCTTCGCCGCATCGGAGTCGCCGATCGTGCCCAGGCATATTTACCAGCACGGCGACGCGCTGTCGAATCCCAATAACATCGCGCCGATCGGCACCGGCCCGTTCAAGTTTTCCAAATGGGTGCGCGGCAGTTACATCGAGTATCTGCGCAACCCGGACTACTGGGACAAGCCACGGCCCTACCTGGACAAGATCATCGTCAAGTTCATTCCCGACGCGGCAGGACGCGCGATCGCGTTCGAGAACGGCAGCGTCGATCTGGGCGGCGACACGCCGGTGCCGCTGGGCGACCTGGCGCGGCTGAAAACCAATCCGAAGCTGGGTCTCGAAACGTCCGGCTACCAGTTCGAGGCCGGCCCGCTGCGGCTGGAATTCAATCTCGACCAGCCGATACTGGGCAAGCTGGCGGTGCGCCAGGCGATTGCCCACGCGCTGCAGCGCGAGATCATCAAGAGCGCGGTGTTCTATGGCTACGCGACTGTGATTTACGGCCCTATCCTGCCGGCCAGTCCCTACTACAGCGACAGCGCGGCGCCGTACCGGTTCGACCTCAAGCAAGCCAATGCGCTGCTCGACCAGGCCGGTTATCCGCGCCGCGCCGGCGGCAACCGTTTTACGCTGACGCTGGACCCGCTGCCGATCGGCGACGCGCCGGCGCGCACGGCCAACTACATCAAGTCGGCGCTGGCGCGGATCGGCATCGGCGTGACGATCCGGGCCCAGGACTTGCCGGCCTACCTGAAGCGTATCTACACCGACCGCCAGTTCGATTTCGCCGTCAACGGCATGAGCAATCTGTTCGATCCGACCGTCGGCGTGCAGCGGCTGTATTGGTCGCAGGGCTTCCGCCAGGGCGTGCCGTTCACCAATGCGTCGCACTTCAGCCATCCCGAAGTCGACCGCCTGTTCGCGCTGGCGGCGGTGGAAACCGACCAGGCCAGGCGGCTGGCCCAGTTCACGCAGATCCAGCAAATCCTCGCTCGGCAACTGCCCGACATCAACCTGGTCGGCCCGCAGCAAGTGACGCTGTTTAACAAGCGGGTGCACGACCATACGCCGACGCCGAACGGCCTCGACGGCAATTTCGCCACGCTGTATTTAACCCCCATGAATTTGACCCCATGAACCGTCTGCCACGCTTGATCAAGGCGCTGCGGCGCGCGCTGCTGTACGCGCTGCCGACCGTGCTCGGCATCGTCATCCTCAACTTCCTGCTGCTGCAACTGGTGCCGGGCGACGCCGCCGACGTGCTGGCCGGCGAATCCGGTTCGGCCACGGCGGAAACGATGGCGATGATGCGCAGCCATTTCGGACTCGACCTGCCGCTCTGGCACCAGTTGCTGAATTACCTGAATCACCTGGCCCATTTCAGCCTCGGCTTTTCGCCGCGCTTCAATATGCCGGTGATGGAACTGATCTGGAGCCGGTTGCCGAACACGCTGCTGCTGATGGCCGGCGCGCTGCTCATTTCGGTGCTGCTCGGCATCCTGTGCGGCGTGGTGATGGCGGCGTGGGCCGGCAAGTGGCCGGACCGCGTGCTGACCTTATTGTCGCTGCTGCTGTATTCGACGCCCGGCTTCTGGATCGGCCTGATGGCGGTGGTGCTGTTTTCGGTGCACCTGGGCTGGCTGCCCAGCGACGGCAGCATGACCATCGGCGCCGCGCTGACCGGCTGGGACGCGCTGCGCGACCGCCTCAGCCACGCGCTGCTGCCGGCGCTGGCGCTGTCCAGCGTGTTCATCGCCATCTATGCGCGGCTGACCCGGGCCGCGATGCTGGAAGTGCAGACCCTCGATTATGTGCGCACCGCCGAAGCCAAGGGCCTGCATCCATTCTTTATCCAGCTGCGCCACGTGCTGCGCAACGCACTGATCCCGGTCACCACGGTGGCCGGCATCCACCTCGGTAATTTGCTGGGCGGCGCGGTCGTCATCGAAACCGTGTTCAGCTGGCCCGGCCTGGGCCGGCTGGCGCTGGAAGCGGTGCAGGGACGCGACTACGCCGTGTCGCTCGGCGTGCTGCTGCTGTCGTCGTTCATGGTGATCTTCGCGAATCTGCTGATCGATGTGCTGCAAGCGTGGCTGGACCCCCGAATCAAGGCTTGAAACGATGGAACCGACGACTATTGACGAACCGGCCCGGACTGCCGCCACGCCCGCGCAGCAGCACAATCCGCACAATCTGCGCATCAATCTGGCGCCGCCGCTACCGGCCATGCGGCCGGCCGTCCCGGCGCCCGCCAGCGCGGTGACACGGCGCCCAGGCAGCCAGGCGCTGCGCCGCTACCTGCGCAACCCCGCCGCGATGGCCGGCGCCATCTTGCTGCTGCTGATCGTGCTGATGGCCCTGGCCGCGCCCTATTGGTATCCGGGCGACCCGCTCGACATGGTGGCGCAGCCGCTGCTGTGGCCGGGCCAGGATACGCAATACTGGCTCGGCACCGACTCGCTGGGACGCGACATGCTGGCCGGCGTCATGCACGGCGCCCGCGCCTCGCTGCTGATCGGCGTCGCGGCGGCCGCCGTCGGACTGTCGATCGGCACGCTGGCCGGCGCCTGCGCCGGCTATTTCGGCGGCCGCATCGACAGCGCGCTGGTGCGCTTGATGGAGCTGTTCCAGGCCACTCCGTCATTCCTGCTGATGATCGTCATCGTGTCGATCGTGCCGCCGACCATCGGTATCATCGCGCTGACCATCGGCATCACCTCGTGGACCACGGTGGCGCGGCTGGTGCGGGCCGAATTCCGCTCGCTGAAACAGCGCGACTTCGTGCTGGCCGCGCGCAGCCTCGGCTATAGCGACAGCCGCATCATCTTCGTCGAAATCCTGCCCAACGCGCTGCCGCCGATTATCGTCACCACCTCGGTGATGGTGGCCAGCGCCATCCTGATGGAATCGGCGCTGTCCTTCCTGGGCCTGGGCGATCCGAACCGGGTCAGCTGGGGCAGCCTGATCGGCAGCGGCCGCGACATGCTGCGCAGCGCCTGGTATTTGACGGCGATTCCCGGCAGCGCGATCATCGTCGCGGTGCTGTCCCTGAACCTGGTGGGCGACGGCTTGAACGACGCGCTGAACCCACGCCTGCGGAGCCGATCAGAATGAGCCTGCTGCTGGAAGTGAACCAGCTGGACGTGCGTTTCGGCGCCCACCATGCGGTGCGCGGCCTGGATTTTTCCATCGCCGCCGGCGAGACGCTGGCGCTGGTCGGCGAGTCCGGCTGCGGCAAATCGAGCACCGCGCTGGCGCTGATGCGGCTGCTGCCGGCCAGCGCCCGCGTCAAAGGCCAGGTGCTGTTCGAGGGACAAGACCTGGTGACGCTGCCGCCGCCGGCGTTGCGCGCGCTGCGCGGCAATGCGATCTCGATGATTTTCCAGGAACCGATGACGTCGCTCAATCCGGTGCTGACGATAGGCCGGCAAATCGTCGAAGTGCTGCGGCTGCACCAGCCGCTGTCGGCTGGCGCGGCGCGCCGACGCGCGATCGAATTGCTGGAACTGGTCAAGCTGCCCGAACCCCGCCGCCGCATCGACGACTATCCGCACCAGTTGTCGGGCGGCCAGCGCCAGCGCGTGATGATCGCGATGGCGGTGGCGTGCCACCCGCGGCTGCTGATCGCCGACGAGCCGACCACCGCGCTGGACGTGACGATCCAGGCCCAGATACTGGAATTGCTGGATGCGCTACGGCGCGAGTTTTCGATGGCGCTGCTGCTGATCACCCACGACCTGGGCGTGGTCGGCCAATGGGCCGACCGGGTCGCGGTGATGTATGGCGGCGAAAAGCTGGAACAGGGGACGACCGGACAAATCTTCACGCGGCCGCAGCACTCTTACACGCGCGGCTTGCTGGGCGCGTCGCTGACGCTGGAGCGCAACCTGCATTATCGCCAGCAGCGGCTGCTGGAAGTGAGCGCCAGCATCGATCCGCTCAGTGGCCAGCGCAGGTTTATCCTCAGCCACGGCAGCCAGCCGCCGGCACGGCAAGCGCAGACCGAGCTTCGGCTGGCCAGCTCCGGGACCGAAGAACCTGCAAGCGCCGGCCAGCCGCTGCTGCGGCTGACCGGACTGGCAACCCACTATGCGTCGGAACAAGGCCTGGTGCGGGCGGTCGATGGCGTGTCGTTCGACATCGCCGCCGGCGAAACCGTCGGCCTGGTCGGCGAATCCGGCTGCGGCAAGTCGACGCTGGGCAAGACCATCTTGCGCCTGATCGAACCGTCGGCCGGCCAGATCCTGTTCCGCGGCGCCGATATCACGCGCCTCAGCCAGCGCCAGTTGCAGCCGTTCCGGCGCCAGGCGCAAATGATTTTCCAGGACCCGTACGCCTCGCTGAACCCGCGCCACAGCGTCGCCGATATCCTCGACAGCGCGCTGCGCGTGCATGGCGTCGGCGATCGCGCGGAACGGCAGCGGCGCGCAAGCGGCATCATCGACCGGGTCGGCTTGCCGGCGGCGGCGCTGCGGCGCTTTGCGCACGAATTCTCCGGCGGCCAGCGGCAGCGCATCGGCATCGCCCGCGCGCTGGTGCTGCAACCGTCGCTGCTGATCTGCGACGAGCCGGTGTCGGCGCTGGACGTCTCGGTGCAAGCGCAGATCCTCAACCTGCTGGTCGACCTGAAGCAGGAATTCGGCTTGTCCTACCTGTTCATCTCGCACGATTTGTCGGTGCTGCGCTATATCGCCGACCGCGTGCTGGTGATGAATGGCGGCAAGATCGTCGAAAGCGGCGACCATCGCAGCATCTGGCATACGCCCGTCAACCCGTACACGCGCAGCCTGATCGGCGCCGTGCCGACCTCGGCCTTTGCCGCCGGCATCGGCCAGCGACAACCGCCGCCCGTGCACGAGCAGACGCTGCCGTTCTCGTATTACCGCTTCGCGCTGTGAACCCCAACGCCTCGGAATCCGGCCAGTCACGACTGGCCCAACTCACCCACCTTACGGAAAACATCATGTCGATCGCCAGCGCCATTCCTTCTTCCACCACCGCCAGCGGCTTTGCCGCGCCGGCCGATTTCCCCGACAGCCCGGTGTCGCAAATCCTGCGCCAGCCGATGATGCTGGGCCTGTTCCTGCCGATCCAGGCCGGCGGCTGGAGCGCCTCGCACCTGCAGCGCAGCACCAGCTGGACCTTCGATTACAACCTGGCGCTGGTGCAGCGGGCCGAGGAATTCGGCTTCGACCTGGCGTTCGCGCTGTCGCAATGGCTGCCCAAGGGCGGTTACGGCGGCGTCTTCAACGGCGAGGCGATCGACTCGTTCACGTCGCTGGCGGCGATGACGGCAGTCACCAAACGCATCATCCTGGTGGCCACCACCCACGTGCTGTACGGTCCCTGGCACCCGCTGCACTTCGCCAAATACTGCGCCACGCTGGACCATGTGTCGAAAGGCCGCTGGGGCATCAACGTGGTCACCGGCCACCGCGCGGTCGAGCATGAAATGTTCGGCTGGCAGCGCATCGAACATGACCACCGCTATGCGATGGCGGCCGAATTCCTCGACGCGGCGCAGCACCTGTGGGCGGCCGACGATAATTATTCGGTGACGCCGGCGCTGTCGTCATGGAAGCTCGACAAGGCCTTCGTCACGCCGCGGCCGCAGTATGGCCGGCCGCTGCTGGTCAACGCCACCGGTTCCGACGCCGGCATCGATTTCGCCGCGCGCCATTCCGACCTGGTGTTCATCACCAGCCCGGGCGGCGGCGCCATCGCCGACGCGCTGGCCTCGCTGCCGGCGCATACCGCCAAGGTCAAGGCGGCCGGCGCCGCCGTCGGCCGCAAGCTGCGCACGCTGATCAACCCGATGGTGGTATGCCGCGACACGGAACAGGAAGCGTGGGCCTACCACGATGAAATCGTGGCCCATGTCGACCCGGTCGCCAGCATGCAGAATTTTAATAGCGACGCGCACGCCTGGCGCGGCCGCAAGGACCATGGCCAGGACGCGGCGCGCGCGGTCGGCGGCAATATCCGCCTGATCGGCAGCCCGGAACAAATCGTCGAGCAGATCATCGCCCTCAAGGAGGCCGGCATCGACGGCATCCAGTGCAGCTTCTTCGACTTCAAGCCGGACCTGGAGTTTTTCGGCGAACGCGTGCTGCCGCTGATGAAGCAAGCCGGCCTGCGCCTGTAACGGAAAATCATCGACCATGACCGCCCTGCCTCAATGACCGTCCTGCACATCTGGCGCAGTAATTTCATCCCGCTGCGCACGCCTGCGGTGCGGCGGTACCTGGCCGGCACCGGCATTTCGATGCTGGGCAACTGGCTGCAGCAGACGGCCCAGGCGCTGCGGGTGTACCAGTTGTCGGGTGGTTCGGCGGCGGCGCTGGGCACGGTATCGTTCTGCACCGGCCTGCCGCCGCTGCTGTTCAGCTTTTTCTGTCGCCGTTCGTCAACCGCATCGCCCGCATGGGCCGCGCTGCTGATGCGCTGTCAGCAGACGACGCTCACTACCGGGACAGGTTCTTAAGAGTGCCTGACAAAATGTTCAGGGCAATGCAACGCCGCTATGGACGTTTTGTCTGGCGCTCAAGCTTCCTCAAGCTTCATTGCGCGGCTTGCGGCCGACAATCACGTGGCTGGGATCATTAAAACCGGGCGTCGATGGATGGCCGGTAACCACCAGGCTGTCGACCAGCGCCTCGTCCTCGGCGGTGAATTGATACTTCAGCGCGGGCAGGTAATCGTCCCATTGCTGTTCGGTGCGCGGGCCGGTGATGGCCGACGTGACCAGCTGGTTGTTCAGCACCCAGGCCAGCGCGAACTGGCCGGCGCTGATGCCGCGTGCCTCGGCGTGCTGCTTGATCTGCTGCGCCAGTTGCAGCGACTCCGGGCGCCACTCGGTCTGGTGGATGCGCTGGTCGTTGCGGCCGGCGCGGCTGCCTTCCGGCGGCGGCAGCGTTGGATCATATTTACCGGTCAGCACGCCACGCGCCAGCGGGCTGAACGACACCACGCCGACGCCATAATATTCCGCCGCCGACAGGTGTTCCGCTTCCGGCTGGCGGTTCGCCAGGTTGTAGCATGGCTGCGTCGCGGCCGGCCGGTCGACGCCGAGCAAGTCGGCGGTGCGCACGAATTCGGCCAGTTTCCAGGCCCGGTGATTCGACACGCCCCAGTAACGCAGCTTGCCGGCCTGGACCAGGTCGCTCAAGGCGCGCACGGTTTCTTCCGGACGCGTTTCATGGTCTTCGCGGTGCAAATAAAACAAGTCGATGTAATCGGTGCCCAGCCGTTGCAGACTGCTCTCGACCGACTGGATCAGGTTCTTGCGCGACGCGCCCTTGTCGTTCGGTCCGCTGGCGCCGGGATTCTGGTTGACGAACTTGGTCGCCAGCACCCACTGCTTGCGCCGCTCGGCGATCAGGCGCCCCACCACCTCTTCCGACTGGCCGCCGTTGTAGACGTTGGCGGTATCGATGAAATT includes these proteins:
- a CDS encoding ABC transporter substrate-binding protein — its product is MPSYLHRSCAAALFFLALASGAAPAAPVAGGTLNFVVTPEPPSLLNLATSAVPVLKVSSKVTEGLLAYDFNFNPTPQLATAWSISPDGKRYTFTLRRGVKWHDGKPFTSADVAFSLELLKKVHPRGKSTFANLAAVRTPDPYTAVLELSQPAPYLIKAFAASESPIVPRHIYQHGDALSNPNNIAPIGTGPFKFSKWVRGSYIEYLRNPDYWDKPRPYLDKIIVKFIPDAAGRAIAFENGSVDLGGDTPVPLGDLARLKTNPKLGLETSGYQFEAGPLRLEFNLDQPILGKLAVRQAIAHALQREIIKSAVFYGYATVIYGPILPASPYYSDSAAPYRFDLKQANALLDQAGYPRRAGGNRFTLTLDPLPIGDAPARTANYIKSALARIGIGVTIRAQDLPAYLKRIYTDRQFDFAVNGMSNLFDPTVGVQRLYWSQGFRQGVPFTNASHFSHPEVDRLFALAAVETDQARRLAQFTQIQQILARQLPDINLVGPQQVTLFNKRVHDHTPTPNGLDGNFATLYLTPMNLTP
- a CDS encoding ABC transporter permease is translated as MNRLPRLIKALRRALLYALPTVLGIVILNFLLLQLVPGDAADVLAGESGSATAETMAMMRSHFGLDLPLWHQLLNYLNHLAHFSLGFSPRFNMPVMELIWSRLPNTLLLMAGALLISVLLGILCGVVMAAWAGKWPDRVLTLLSLLLYSTPGFWIGLMAVVLFSVHLGWLPSDGSMTIGAALTGWDALRDRLSHALLPALALSSVFIAIYARLTRAAMLEVQTLDYVRTAEAKGLHPFFIQLRHVLRNALIPVTTVAGIHLGNLLGGAVVIETVFSWPGLGRLALEAVQGRDYAVSLGVLLLSSFMVIFANLLIDVLQAWLDPRIKA
- a CDS encoding ABC transporter permease, translated to MRPAVPAPASAVTRRPGSQALRRYLRNPAAMAGAILLLLIVLMALAAPYWYPGDPLDMVAQPLLWPGQDTQYWLGTDSLGRDMLAGVMHGARASLLIGVAAAAVGLSIGTLAGACAGYFGGRIDSALVRLMELFQATPSFLLMIVIVSIVPPTIGIIALTIGITSWTTVARLVRAEFRSLKQRDFVLAARSLGYSDSRIIFVEILPNALPPIIVTTSVMVASAILMESALSFLGLGDPNRVSWGSLIGSGRDMLRSAWYLTAIPGSAIIVAVLSLNLVGDGLNDALNPRLRSRSE
- a CDS encoding ABC transporter ATP-binding protein, which encodes MSLLLEVNQLDVRFGAHHAVRGLDFSIAAGETLALVGESGCGKSSTALALMRLLPASARVKGQVLFEGQDLVTLPPPALRALRGNAISMIFQEPMTSLNPVLTIGRQIVEVLRLHQPLSAGAARRRAIELLELVKLPEPRRRIDDYPHQLSGGQRQRVMIAMAVACHPRLLIADEPTTALDVTIQAQILELLDALRREFSMALLLITHDLGVVGQWADRVAVMYGGEKLEQGTTGQIFTRPQHSYTRGLLGASLTLERNLHYRQQRLLEVSASIDPLSGQRRFILSHGSQPPARQAQTELRLASSGTEEPASAGQPLLRLTGLATHYASEQGLVRAVDGVSFDIAAGETVGLVGESGCGKSTLGKTILRLIEPSAGQILFRGADITRLSQRQLQPFRRQAQMIFQDPYASLNPRHSVADILDSALRVHGVGDRAERQRRASGIIDRVGLPAAALRRFAHEFSGGQRQRIGIARALVLQPSLLICDEPVSALDVSVQAQILNLLVDLKQEFGLSYLFISHDLSVLRYIADRVLVMNGGKIVESGDHRSIWHTPVNPYTRSLIGAVPTSAFAAGIGQRQPPPVHEQTLPFSYYRFAL
- a CDS encoding LLM class flavin-dependent oxidoreductase, which translates into the protein MSIASAIPSSTTASGFAAPADFPDSPVSQILRQPMMLGLFLPIQAGGWSASHLQRSTSWTFDYNLALVQRAEEFGFDLAFALSQWLPKGGYGGVFNGEAIDSFTSLAAMTAVTKRIILVATTHVLYGPWHPLHFAKYCATLDHVSKGRWGINVVTGHRAVEHEMFGWQRIEHDHRYAMAAEFLDAAQHLWAADDNYSVTPALSSWKLDKAFVTPRPQYGRPLLVNATGSDAGIDFAARHSDLVFITSPGGGAIADALASLPAHTAKVKAAGAAVGRKLRTLINPMVVCRDTEQEAWAYHDEIVAHVDPVASMQNFNSDAHAWRGRKDHGQDAARAVGGNIRLIGSPEQIVEQIIALKEAGIDGIQCSFFDFKPDLEFFGERVLPLMKQAGLRL
- a CDS encoding aldo/keto reductase, with translation MTYRNLGQTGIKVSSLCLGTMMFGGQTDEQVARRITDKAFEQGVNFIDTANVYNGGQSEEVVGRLIAERRKQWVLATKFVNQNPGASGPNDKGASRKNLIQSVESSLQRLGTDYIDLFYLHREDHETRPEETVRALSDLVQAGKLRYWGVSNHRAWKLAEFVRTADLLGVDRPAATQPCYNLANRQPEAEHLSAAEYYGVGVVSFSPLARGVLTGKYDPTLPPPEGSRAGRNDQRIHQTEWRPESLQLAQQIKQHAEARGISAGQFALAWVLNNQLVTSAITGPRTEQQWDDYLPALKYQFTAEDEALVDSLVVTGHPSTPGFNDPSHVIVGRKPRNEA